Proteins from a genomic interval of Chroococcidiopsis thermalis PCC 7203:
- a CDS encoding ABC transporter substrate-binding protein codes for MSFEPPDPLKLFESIRRIIDAIVSFVRANQWSNLLILIGTLLALILIIDRVLFDKLITASLPKDYPIVFLVIELLIFITAIALKLFNLDRPLSPRLRRILLLLMSGTVLIYLIAGLIFQHLIAGLIFQPSTTQFKCSDGNEYCFSWGERVLISEDSLEATRKESCMNNFNLKKNGTQSYGKNTEEGFDEAEAQFRQYIDKQKCPNDPEAHIYLNNAKYLKNAKAQMSEKNLVRVAVSVPISRSNSKGVSEAQETLRGIALAQYKVNDKKVNGIDGKKLIVGIADDGFNNAKEVAKFLVGRPPILGVIGHSTSTTTKDARPIYQEEGVVAISPSSTFVSSDRSSDNDYVFRTASNDSIAVKQLVKYISNHTKIKKIAIVHDNDIYSESYKKMFEKEFKFLGNGSEVINESNTGCDLSNDNFDDDECLEKVGKQAEALLLAPSSPRAKNELVLSILRKATIPLFGADSMYNLEVAKALNDANKRIIVAVPWHRNNPWLPLQQDAYIYFGQHAINWNTAMAYDATLTLAEGLQKASKTCSFWDKKLENHFNTDKCLRIELKNVLSKPDFFVVEESAVEGGVIQFDAFGDRCAEETDKEAKEGGYCGQTNNKIGVLVEAKNGNFFRIDLPNKKL; via the coding sequence ATGAGTTTTGAACCACCCGATCCCTTAAAACTATTTGAATCAATAAGAAGAATCATAGATGCGATTGTTAGTTTTGTTAGAGCTAATCAATGGTCAAATTTATTAATATTAATTGGTACTCTTCTCGCTCTAATCCTGATAATTGATAGAGTTCTATTTGATAAGCTCATCACTGCATCCTTACCTAAAGATTATCCCATTGTTTTCTTAGTAATTGAGCTGCTGATTTTCATAACTGCTATTGCACTTAAACTCTTCAATTTAGATCGACCATTATCTCCTAGATTACGAAGGATTTTGTTGCTACTTATGAGTGGCACAGTCCTAATTTATTTAATTGCTGGATTAATATTTCAGCATTTAATTGCTGGATTAATATTTCAGCCTTCAACTACTCAGTTTAAATGCTCAGATGGTAACGAATATTGCTTTAGTTGGGGTGAGAGAGTTTTAATTTCAGAAGATAGCCTAGAAGCTACTAGAAAGGAGAGTTGTATGAATAACTTCAATCTTAAAAAAAACGGCACGCAAAGCTACGGTAAAAATACGGAAGAAGGCTTCGACGAAGCTGAAGCTCAATTCAGACAATATATTGATAAACAGAAGTGTCCAAACGATCCAGAAGCGCATATTTACTTAAATAACGCCAAATACTTAAAGAACGCCAAAGCTCAGATGAGCGAAAAAAATCTTGTTAGAGTTGCTGTAAGTGTTCCAATTAGTAGAAGTAATTCTAAAGGTGTCTCTGAAGCACAAGAAACTTTGAGAGGCATTGCTCTAGCTCAGTATAAGGTGAATGATAAAAAAGTTAATGGTATTGATGGAAAAAAACTAATAGTTGGCATTGCTGATGACGGCTTCAATAATGCTAAAGAGGTAGCCAAATTTTTAGTAGGAAGACCACCGATTTTGGGCGTAATTGGACACTCTACAAGTACTACTACTAAAGATGCTAGACCAATCTATCAAGAAGAGGGAGTTGTTGCTATTTCTCCTAGTAGTACTTTTGTTAGTTCTGATCGGTCGAGCGACAATGATTATGTATTTCGTACTGCTTCTAATGACAGCATTGCAGTAAAACAACTAGTCAAATACATTAGCAATCATACAAAAATCAAAAAGATAGCGATTGTTCATGACAATGACATATATAGTGAAAGTTATAAAAAGATGTTTGAAAAAGAATTTAAATTTCTGGGAAATGGCTCTGAAGTTATCAATGAAAGCAACACAGGCTGCGATCTAAGCAACGATAACTTTGACGATGATGAGTGTTTAGAAAAAGTAGGAAAACAAGCAGAAGCACTGCTACTAGCTCCAAGTTCTCCAAGAGCAAAGAACGAACTAGTTCTATCTATCCTCAGAAAGGCAACTATACCTCTCTTTGGAGCAGATAGTATGTATAACTTAGAAGTTGCAAAAGCGCTTAACGATGCAAATAAGAGAATCATAGTTGCTGTTCCTTGGCATAGAAATAATCCTTGGTTGCCTTTACAACAAGATGCCTATATCTACTTCGGTCAACATGCTATCAACTGGAATACGGCGATGGCGTATGATGCGACTTTAACTCTCGCTGAGGGTTTGCAAAAGGCATCCAAAACCTGCTCATTTTGGGATAAAAAGCTAGAGAATCACTTCAATACAGATAAATGTCTCCGTATCGAGCTAAAGAATGTATTGTCAAAGCCTGATTTTTTTGTAGTAGAAGAGAGTGCTGTTGAAGGAGGAGTTATTCAGTTTGACGCATTTGGCGATCGCTGTGCTGAAGAAACAGACAAAGAGGCTAAAGAAGGCGGATACTGCGGACAGACTAACAACAAGATAGGCGTTTTAGTTGAAGCTAAAAATGGGAATTTTTTTCGCATTGATTTACCAAATAAAAAACTCTAA
- a CDS encoding DUF433 domain-containing protein yields the protein MATAFNQESEIERTERGLIIAGTRITLYDVMDYFTAGYPAKLIREKLGLTDAQIDAALSYIETHQAEVIAEYQEVLLIAEDNRQYWEERNREHFARLAAKSPQPGQDTLRAKLQAWKDRLESKV from the coding sequence ATGGCAACAGCATTCAATCAAGAGTCAGAGATAGAGAGAACAGAACGGGGACTGATAATCGCAGGCACGCGCATCACGCTTTATGATGTGATGGACTACTTCACTGCTGGCTATCCAGCAAAACTCATTCGTGAGAAACTCGGTCTTACGGATGCTCAAATTGATGCTGCTCTCTCGTATATTGAAACTCATCAAGCTGAAGTGATTGCTGAGTATCAAGAAGTTTTGCTAATTGCCGAAGACAATCGGCAATACTGGGAAGAACGCAATCGAGAACACTTTGCTCGTCTTGCTGCAAAGTCTCCGCAACCAGGACAAGACACTCTCCGAGCTAAACTTCAAGCTTGGAAAGACAGGCTTGAGTCCAAAGTATGA
- a CDS encoding DUF433 domain-containing protein: protein MTLAIEAELAPLKTNADGVVLVGKTRVTLDTVVAVFQQGVTAEEIVYRYPSLKLADVYATIAFYLNHQQEVETYLKQRQQQAQEVRMMNQAKFDPQGLRDRLLTRKAEQEAC, encoded by the coding sequence ATGACACTAGCAATTGAGGCTGAACTTGCACCACTGAAAACCAATGCTGATGGTGTAGTTTTGGTAGGCAAAACTCGTGTAACCCTTGATACTGTAGTTGCTGTTTTCCAGCAAGGAGTAACAGCCGAGGAAATTGTCTATCGCTATCCATCGCTGAAGCTAGCTGATGTATATGCCACAATCGCCTTTTATCTCAATCATCAGCAAGAGGTTGAAACATACCTAAAACAACGCCAGCAGCAGGCGCAGGAAGTTCGCATGATGAACCAAGCAAAGTTTGACCCCCAAGGCTTACGTGACAGATTATTGACTCGTAAAGCTGAACAAGAAGCGTGTTAA
- a CDS encoding DUF5615 family PIN-like protein, which translates to MLKLLADENFDNTVVRGLLRRNPNIDIVRVQDVGLSGEHDPTILTWAAQENRVLLTHDVATITRYAYERIAQGQPMPGVIEVGVDVSIGKVIEDILIILECSLEGELEGQIQYLPL; encoded by the coding sequence GTGTTAAAATTGCTTGCCGACGAGAATTTTGATAATACCGTCGTGAGAGGATTATTGCGACGCAACCCGAATATTGATATTGTTCGAGTTCAAGACGTTGGATTGTCGGGTGAGCATGACCCAACTATTTTGACATGGGCAGCCCAAGAAAATCGGGTATTGCTCACTCACGATGTTGCTACGATTACACGCTATGCCTACGAACGGATCGCCCAAGGTCAGCCAATGCCAGGAGTGATTGAGGTTGGCGTAGATGTATCAATTGGTAAGGTGATAGAGGACATTCTTATCATTTTAGAGTGTAGTCTGGAGGGAGAATTAGAAGGACAAATTCAATATTTGCCACTGTAG
- the topA gene encoding type I DNA topoisomerase — MSTLVIVESPTKARTIRNYLPRDFRVEASMGHVRDLPQSATDIPANVKGEKWAQLGVNVESDFEPLYVIPKDKKKIVTQLKEALKSADELVLATDEDREGESISWHLLQLLQPKVPVKRMVFHEITQDAIRKALKNCRTVDEQLVRAQETRRILDRLVGYTLSPLLWKKIAKGLSAGRVQSVAVRLLVNRERQRRAFRQGSYWDLKATLEAKGKEAKGEFEAKLTTLAGTKVANGSDFDPDTGQIVAGRNVVLLNETQARELLERLTGKPWTVTDLEERPTTRKPAPPFTTSTLQQESNRKLRLSARDTMRVAQNLYEQGYITYMRTDSVHLSEQAIAAARSCVEQMYGKNYLSPQPRQYSTKSKGAQEAHEAIRPAGSSFRTPKETGLSGREFDLYDLIWKRTVATQMADSRQTQVIVQLQVEDAGFRSSGKRIDFPGFLRAYVEGYDDPEAALEDREVILPPLKKGDRPDCKNLEAIGHETQPPARYTEASLVKTLESEGIGRPSTYASIIGTIVDRGYAQIVSNALVPTFTAFAVTALLEQHFPDLVDPSFTSKMEQTLDDIATGEAAWLPYLRKFYSGDAGLETLVKARESQIEANVARTVAFDDLEAKVRIGSYGPYIEAQNGSDTVTASIPKDWTPADLDAELVEKLLKQKTEGPDKVGIHPETGEPIYVKIGPHGPYVQLGEKTEDKPKPKQASLPKGVTPDNLTLETAVGLLSLPRLLGTHPATGGKIQASIGPYGPYVVHDQGKEGKDYRSLKVSDNVLTVTLERALEILAEPKKGRRTSSKSKSALRELGAHPGDGEPVNIFEGPYGLYVKHGKTNAGLPEGQKVEDMTLDKALELLASKESSAKKSTKRKSTKASANGNGTATTAKKKTASSTRKTTTASKSKTKTS; from the coding sequence ATGTCAACTCTCGTTATCGTCGAATCCCCCACCAAAGCACGCACCATCCGTAACTACCTACCAAGGGACTTTCGGGTAGAAGCGTCTATGGGTCACGTACGCGACCTACCCCAATCAGCCACCGATATTCCCGCCAACGTTAAAGGGGAAAAATGGGCGCAGTTGGGCGTGAATGTGGAAAGTGACTTTGAACCGCTGTACGTGATTCCCAAGGATAAAAAGAAAATTGTCACGCAGCTCAAAGAAGCACTAAAATCTGCTGACGAACTCGTACTGGCGACAGACGAAGACCGAGAGGGCGAAAGCATTAGCTGGCACTTGTTGCAGCTACTCCAGCCAAAAGTTCCGGTCAAGCGGATGGTATTCCACGAAATTACCCAAGACGCAATCCGCAAAGCGCTGAAAAATTGCCGCACCGTTGACGAACAACTCGTCCGCGCCCAAGAAACGCGCCGAATACTCGATCGCCTGGTAGGATACACCCTATCCCCCCTACTGTGGAAAAAAATAGCCAAAGGGCTATCCGCCGGACGAGTCCAGTCAGTTGCAGTCAGACTTTTAGTTAACCGCGAACGGCAACGCCGCGCTTTCCGCCAAGGGAGTTACTGGGATCTCAAAGCCACCTTGGAGGCGAAAGGCAAAGAGGCGAAAGGTGAATTTGAAGCCAAACTCACCACCCTAGCTGGTACAAAAGTCGCCAATGGCAGCGATTTTGACCCAGATACAGGGCAGATCGTTGCCGGACGCAATGTTGTTTTATTGAATGAAACCCAAGCCAGGGAACTACTAGAGCGTTTAACGGGCAAACCTTGGACGGTGACGGATTTAGAAGAACGTCCTACGACGCGCAAACCCGCACCACCCTTTACCACCTCTACCCTGCAACAGGAATCTAACCGCAAACTGCGCTTGTCGGCGCGGGACACGATGCGGGTCGCCCAAAACCTCTACGAACAGGGATATATTACCTACATGCGTACCGACTCGGTGCATTTATCCGAGCAGGCGATCGCAGCTGCCCGTAGTTGCGTCGAGCAGATGTATGGCAAAAATTATCTCAGTCCCCAACCGCGCCAGTACTCCACCAAAAGTAAAGGCGCACAAGAAGCACACGAAGCCATTCGCCCGGCTGGGAGCAGCTTCCGCACGCCCAAGGAAACAGGTTTGAGCGGCAGAGAATTCGATCTCTACGATTTGATCTGGAAGCGCACTGTGGCGACCCAGATGGCAGACTCGCGCCAAACTCAAGTTATCGTGCAATTGCAGGTAGAAGACGCAGGGTTTAGGTCTAGTGGGAAGCGAATTGATTTTCCTGGCTTCTTACGCGCTTACGTGGAAGGTTACGACGACCCAGAAGCAGCATTAGAAGATCGGGAAGTCATTCTACCACCGCTGAAAAAAGGCGATCGCCCCGACTGCAAAAACCTAGAGGCGATCGGACACGAAACCCAACCCCCTGCGAGATATACGGAAGCTTCTCTCGTTAAAACACTAGAAAGCGAGGGTATCGGTCGCCCCAGTACCTACGCCAGCATCATCGGTACGATTGTAGACCGAGGCTATGCCCAAATCGTCAGCAACGCCCTCGTTCCTACTTTCACCGCCTTTGCTGTCACTGCCTTGTTAGAACAGCATTTTCCTGACTTGGTAGACCCTAGCTTTACCTCCAAAATGGAGCAAACCTTGGATGATATTGCTACGGGTGAAGCAGCTTGGTTGCCATATCTCCGCAAGTTTTATTCAGGCGATGCGGGACTGGAAACTCTAGTTAAGGCACGGGAAAGTCAAATTGAAGCCAACGTTGCGAGAACAGTCGCTTTTGATGACTTAGAAGCAAAAGTCCGCATCGGTAGTTACGGTCCTTATATCGAAGCACAGAACGGTAGCGATACTGTGACTGCTTCCATTCCTAAAGACTGGACTCCGGCAGATTTAGATGCCGAATTAGTGGAAAAGTTGCTCAAACAGAAAACCGAAGGACCGGACAAAGTAGGGATTCACCCTGAAACTGGAGAGCCGATCTATGTCAAGATCGGTCCTCACGGTCCTTACGTGCAACTAGGGGAAAAAACTGAGGATAAGCCCAAACCCAAGCAAGCCTCGTTGCCTAAAGGTGTCACGCCCGATAACCTCACCCTAGAGACAGCTGTTGGTTTGCTATCTCTACCGCGGCTACTTGGTACTCACCCAGCAACGGGAGGCAAAATTCAAGCTAGTATTGGACCCTATGGACCTTATGTCGTCCACGACCAAGGTAAGGAAGGCAAAGACTATCGATCGCTTAAAGTCAGTGACAACGTATTGACAGTGACTCTAGAACGGGCGCTAGAGATTCTTGCCGAACCCAAGAAAGGACGACGTACCAGCAGCAAATCCAAATCAGCATTACGCGAGTTGGGCGCTCATCCGGGGGACGGAGAACCAGTCAACATCTTCGAGGGTCCCTATGGGCTTTACGTCAAGCACGGAAAGACCAATGCGGGATTACCAGAGGGGCAAAAAGTCGAAGATATGACTTTAGATAAGGCGTTAGAACTATTAGCCTCAAAGGAATCGAGCGCTAAAAAATCGACGAAGCGCAAATCTACTAAGGCAAGTGCTAACGGTAATGGGACTGCAACTACAGCCAAGAAAAAAACCGCTAGCAGCACTCGCAAGACAACGACTGCTTCTAAATCAAAAACTAAGACTTCATAG